A region from the Acidiferrobacter sp. SPIII_3 genome encodes:
- a CDS encoding type IV pilus twitching motility protein PilT: MDIAELLAFSYKQNASDLHLSAGLPPLIRVDGDVKRINVDPLDERAVHNMVYDIMNDKQQKEYEERLECDFSFELPNIARFRVNAFNQNRGPGAVFRTIPSKVLTLEQLNAPGIFKQIADQPRGIVLVTGPTGSGKSTTLAAMIDHVNESRREHILTIEDPIEFVHTSKNCLINQREVHRDTLGFENALRSALREDPDVILVGELRDLETIRLALTAAETGHLVFATLHTSSAAKTIDRVVDVFPAAEKEMVRSMLSESLRAVISQTLLKKVGGGRIAAHEIMIGTPAIRNLIRENKIAQMYSAIQTSQSVGMQTLDQCLMELVRSRQVSPEEARGKAANKEAFTNNNGAAAAARR, encoded by the coding sequence ATGGATATCGCGGAACTCCTGGCCTTTTCCTATAAACAGAACGCGTCGGATCTGCATTTGTCGGCCGGTCTGCCACCTCTTATCCGCGTCGACGGCGACGTCAAGCGCATCAACGTAGACCCCTTGGATGAGCGCGCCGTGCACAATATGGTCTACGATATCATGAACGACAAGCAGCAAAAGGAGTATGAGGAGCGGCTGGAGTGCGATTTCTCGTTCGAGCTGCCGAACATCGCGCGTTTTCGTGTCAATGCTTTTAATCAGAATCGTGGCCCGGGCGCCGTCTTCCGGACCATCCCCTCGAAGGTGTTGACCCTCGAGCAATTGAACGCCCCCGGAATCTTCAAGCAGATCGCCGACCAGCCGCGCGGTATCGTACTGGTTACGGGCCCCACGGGGTCCGGCAAATCCACCACCCTTGCGGCGATGATAGACCATGTCAACGAGAGCCGACGCGAGCACATACTGACCATAGAGGACCCGATCGAGTTCGTGCATACGAGCAAGAACTGCCTCATCAATCAGCGCGAGGTGCATCGGGATACCTTGGGGTTCGAGAATGCCCTGCGTTCGGCCTTACGTGAAGACCCGGATGTCATCCTGGTCGGCGAGTTGCGCGATCTGGAGACGATCCGCCTGGCGCTTACCGCGGCCGAGACCGGTCATCTGGTGTTCGCCACCCTGCATACGAGTTCCGCGGCCAAGACCATAGACCGCGTGGTGGACGTGTTCCCGGCGGCGGAGAAGGAGATGGTACGGTCCATGCTCTCGGAGTCGTTGCGCGCGGTGATCTCCCAGACGCTATTGAAGAAGGTCGGCGGCGGGCGCATCGCCGCCCACGAGATCATGATCGGCACGCCCGCCATCCGCAACCTGATCCGTGAAAACAAGATCGCGCAGATGTATTCGGCCATTCAGACCAGCCAGTCCGTGGGCATGCAGACCCTCGATCAGTGCCTCATGGAACTCGTGCGGTCACGTCAGGTATCGCCCGAGGAGGCGCGCGGCAAGGCGGCGAACAAGGAGGCATTCACGAACAACAACGGGGCGGCCGCCGCCGCGCGGAGGTAG
- the proC gene encoding pyrroline-5-carboxylate reductase, whose amino-acid sequence MQNFSIGIIGAGHMGLALASGLASRMAPDRIAVSDPHADKRQRVHDLGISAMADNDSVVARADLLVLAVKPQAMRDLCAAIAPRVRERRPLVVSVAAGIRGADIARWLEGGPAIIRAMPNTPALINAGVSVLWANDEATPTQREAAATVLGAVSQVFWLADEALMDAATAISGSGPAYFFLMVEALAAAGAMLGLPPDLSAALAAGTAAGAGRMVHDHPGEAALLRARVTSPGGTTERAIKSLLGEGFMEMFGRAAQAACDRSRELGEQLGAA is encoded by the coding sequence ATGCAAAACTTCTCGATAGGCATCATCGGCGCGGGTCACATGGGTCTGGCGCTGGCCTCCGGCCTGGCATCGCGCATGGCGCCGGACCGCATAGCGGTCTCCGATCCACACGCCGACAAGCGGCAACGCGTCCACGACCTCGGGATCAGCGCCATGGCCGACAACGATTCCGTGGTCGCGCGCGCCGACCTCCTGGTATTGGCGGTAAAGCCGCAGGCCATGCGTGACCTGTGCGCCGCCATCGCCCCCAGGGTTCGAGAGCGCCGGCCGCTCGTGGTCTCGGTGGCGGCCGGCATCCGCGGAGCGGATATCGCCCGCTGGCTAGAGGGCGGGCCGGCCATCATTCGTGCCATGCCCAACACCCCGGCCTTGATCAACGCCGGGGTCAGCGTATTGTGGGCCAATGATGAGGCCACCCCGACGCAACGCGAAGCGGCGGCGACCGTATTGGGCGCGGTGTCCCAGGTGTTTTGGCTCGCAGACGAGGCCCTCATGGATGCCGCCACCGCGATCTCCGGGAGCGGGCCCGCCTACTTCTTCCTGATGGTCGAGGCGCTCGCCGCCGCCGGAGCGATGCTGGGACTCCCGCCGGATCTGAGCGCGGCGCTGGCCGCGGGCACGGCCGCCGGCGCCGGGCGCATGGTCCACGATCACCCCGGGGAGGCCGCGCTCCTGCGCGCGCGTGTCACATCCCCGGGCGGCACCACCGAGCGCGCCATAAAGAGCCTCCTGGGCGAGGGCTTCATGGAGATGTTCGGACGCGCCGCGCAAGCGGCCTGCGATCGCTCGCGCGAGCTGGGCGAGCAACTGGGGGCGGCGTGA
- a CDS encoding YggT family protein has product MSYLSQALAFLIDTLFGMYVILVLLRFLLQLTHADFYNPFSQFIVRVTNGPLLPLRRLIPGFFGIDFASAALLIMLEALKITLMALVERVAPHFAGILILSLADLIQLTLYVLIAAIFVRVLMGWVSPYGEHPFTDLAIHLTEPFMRPARRLLPLISGIDLSPVLVVIGLELIAILVVQPLHHLGLTLLT; this is encoded by the coding sequence GTGAGCTATCTGAGCCAAGCCCTGGCCTTTCTCATCGATACCCTGTTTGGGATGTATGTCATCCTGGTGCTGCTGCGCTTTTTGCTGCAGCTCACCCACGCCGACTTCTACAACCCCTTCAGCCAGTTCATCGTACGCGTAACGAACGGTCCGCTTCTGCCCTTACGGCGCCTGATACCGGGCTTCTTTGGGATCGACTTCGCGTCCGCGGCACTGCTCATCATGCTCGAGGCCCTGAAGATCACGCTGATGGCGCTCGTCGAGCGCGTGGCGCCGCACTTTGCGGGCATCCTGATCCTGAGCCTCGCGGATCTGATCCAGCTTACGCTTTATGTCCTGATCGCGGCGATCTTCGTGCGCGTACTCATGGGCTGGGTGAGCCCCTATGGCGAGCACCCGTTCACGGATCTCGCCATCCACCTGACCGAGCCGTTCATGCGTCCGGCCCGGCGCCTGCTACCCTTGATCTCCGGAATCGACCTCTCGCCAGTCCTGGTGGTCATAGGTCTCGAGCTCATCGCCATACTGGTCGTACAGCCGTTGCACCACCTCGGGCTTACGCTCCTTACGTGA